The DNA window CGAGTTTCTCGCGGCAACGCCAGCGTACTTCGGTGTGAACATCGCGCTCGCGGTTGCGCTGGTCGGTGGCATTCTCTACGTCGCCGACTTTCGCGACGTGCGGGTGACCAACCCCTACTTTGGCGTGATTCCGCGCCGTCCCGTCTGGGTGCTCGCTATTGCGTTCGTCACCGCAGCAGGGATGATGACGCTGTGGGGGCGTGTCACCTGGAGCGAGCCCTGGGTGGATCTCTGCCAGGTATCAGTGATCTTCACCGCGATGGCAATCGGTGGTTCGCTCGGGGACATTCTTCCCGGCGAGCACTGAATCGGCTTGGGCCTCACTCGAGGACAGCCCGCTCGTCGTCAGGGACGTGACAGTCGTCGTCGAGGACGACCTCGAGGCGGTCGTCGTCGATCAGGTGGTCGATCTGGTCATGAGTAAAGCGGCCGTCACAATCGGGGCCGATGAACGTCACGAATCGGTCGGTGCGTTCGACGACGGTTGCAAGTGAGTCACCAGTTCGGTAGTGATAGCGGACAGTCGTGCCAGGGAAGAGGGCAGCCTCGGTCGTCCGGGCATACGCAAAGCGGTGGCGGACCATAGCCGAGCACTCGCTGAT is part of the Natronolimnobius sp. AArcel1 genome and encodes:
- a CDS encoding DUF2391 family protein, with protein sequence MAQSGDPDRERATIEDLYEQLETLEQTVDDADEQREVRRTKRLAARLPGNGTVGRVITEFRGKDKAEAFVGSVVIGMPLLVEDGVLEIGEFLAATPAYFGVNIALAVALVGGILYVADFRDVRVTNPYFGVIPRRPVWVLAIAFVTAAGMMTLWGRVTWSEPWVDLCQVSVIFTAMAIGGSLGDILPGEH